One window from the genome of Diabrotica virgifera virgifera chromosome 6, PGI_DIABVI_V3a encodes:
- the LOC114349463 gene encoding phosphatidylinositol-3-phosphatase SAC1, with amino-acid sequence MNNTKTQEVYSDLTLFTTPDKFFLEPKNGEELLVIERVTEEISVYKNHRHIIPAASSRKDFCGLLGIINLLSGPYLVIATQRDIVGYISGCAVWRLVKAELIPFRSSLNLSPEKQADNEVYLSMIEQVLTTPFQYFCYDYDLTHSLQRLRDISPDFWKQSLWERADQRFVWNGFLLSPFRNVISKKFCLPLMLGFVSINFCVVNGHSLNWIIVTRRSVFRAGTRLFRRGIDKDGNVANFVETEQIVEYQGDHASFVQIRGSIPLFWQQNPDLRLKPPPTMIDMDPQEQHSTCLKHLEEVATLYGKVVLVNLIDQKGAEGNMEKSFKNAMSSLSYPSARYEPFDFHSECSKMRWDRLKILIDRLALDQDEMGFFLLLRDGSLSSLQDGVFRTNCIDCLDRTNVVQSMLAHRNLEIVLRKLNILHQNQNLEFQYSFEVLFKNVWADNADIISTQYSGTGALKTDFTRTGKRTKAGVFRDGVNSLTRYYKNNLTDGYRQDAIDLFLGYGKPISPLRVDKSWRYITYPSVLLVAVSMFVASAVFPSEYSTESLLFLLFWGSMVYATLHTIFRYGVEFVDRPRLTQS; translated from the exons ATGAATAACACAAAAACGCAGGAAGTCTACAGCGACCTAACATT ATTTACAACTCCAGATAAGTTTTTCTTGGAGCCCAAAAATGGAGAGGAATTGCTTGTGATAGAGAGAGTAACTGAAGAGATTTCAGTTTATAAAAACCACCGTCACATCATACCAGCAGCTAGTAGTAGGAAAGATTTCTGTGGCCTCCTAGGAATCATTAATCTCTTGTCGGGGCCTTATTTAGTAATTGCCACACAGAGGGATATAGTGGGTTATATATCAG GTTGTGCAGTATGGAGGCTAGTAAAGGCAGAACTAATTCCCTTCAGGAGCTCCTTAAACTTAAGTCCAGAAAAACAAGCCGACAATGAAGTCTACCTTAGTATGATAGAACAAGTTTTAACGACACCCTTTCAGTATTTCTGTTACGATTACGACCTGACACATTCCCTTCAGCGCCTTCGGGACATTTCTCCAGATTTCTGGAAACAGTCCCTGTGGGAAAGAGCCGATCAACGATTTGTATGGAATGGATTCCTATTAAGCCCTTTCAGAAATGTGATCAGCAAAAAGTTTTGTCTGCCGTTGATGCTAGGGTTTGTTTCTATTAACTTTTGTGTTGTTAATGGGCATAGCTTGAACTGGATCATTGTTACGAGGAGAAGTGTTTTTAGAGCAGGTACCAG ATTATTCCGCAGAGGCATAGACAAAGACGGAAACGTTGCTAATTTCGTCGAAACTGAACAAATCGTAGAGTACCAAGGCGATCATGCGAGTTTTGTTCAAATTAGAGGCTCTATTCCACTTTTCTGGCAGCAAAATCCCGATTTGCGTCTTAAACCTCCTCCTACCATGATCGATATGGACCCACAAGAGCAACATTCCACCTGTTTGAAGCATCTAGAAGAAGTGGCAACTTTATATGGCAAAGTTGTGTTAGTCAATCTCATTGACCAAAAGGGAGCTGAAG GTAACATGGAGAAATCCTTTAAGAACGCCATGAGTTCATTGTCGTATCCTTCAGCACGATACGAACCTTTCGACTTCCATTCTGAATGTAGCAAAATGAGGTGGGACCGTCTGAAAATCCTCATAGACCGTCTAGCTCTGGACCAAGATGAAATGGGCTTCTTTCTCTTATTGCGGGATGGTTCCTTAAGCTCGTTACAAGACGGAGTCTTCAGGACGAACTGCATAGATTGTTTGGACAGAACCAATGTGGTCCAAAGTATGCTAGCGCACAGAAATTTAGAAATAGTTTTAAGGAAGTTGAATATTTTACACCAAAACCAGAACTTGGAGTTCCAGTATTCCTTCGAGGTTTTGTTTAAGAATGTTTGGGCAGACAACGCTGATATTATAAGCACACAATACTCGGGAACCGGAGCTTTAAAAACGGATTTTACTAGAACAGGTAAAAGGACTAAGGCTGGAGTTTTTCGAGACGGAGTCAATTCGCTTACCAGatactacaaaaataatttaactGACGGGTATCGCCAGGATGCCATAGATTTGTTCTTAGGTTACGGCAAACCGATATCTCCACTAAGAGTAGACAAATCGTGGCGATATATTACTTACCCTTCGGTACTTTTAGTCGCTGTATCCATGTTTGTAGCTTCTGCTGTGTTTCCTTCGGAATACTCAACCGAATCTCTTCTGTTTTTGTTGTTTTGGGGTTCTATGGTCTACGCCACATTGCACACCATATTCAGATACGGCGTTGAGTTCGTGGACA